The Verrucomicrobiota bacterium genome includes a window with the following:
- a CDS encoding iron ABC transporter permease, which produces MSKSSAYAVFGLTLLFFCCFFLWPILQILKGGFLTADGSFTLVYFIEVFANRIYLEGLKNAFVIAFLTTFLCFLISVPLAVVSDRCQFKGKSFLQSLLLIPIILPPFVGAIGVKQIFGQYGAVNAFLQSIGILPEGSTIDWIGFNPFWGIVILNTLHLYPIIYLNAVAALANIDPNMEEAAKNLGSTGFNKFRKITLPLIRPGLFAGGTIVFIWAFTELGVPLIFDYSRITSVQIFYGIKDIGGSPFPYALVAAMLLGSMLIYAVGKGVFGRSSYAMMAKATHASSSRVLGPKNTLLCWLGFLTIIGLATLPHFGIVILSFAPDWYASILPSDWTLANYDLALGHSLTVSSIANSLKYASVATVLDLILGICIAYVLVRSKIPGKGLLDALAMLPLAVPGLVLAFGYLAMSQEGKLFEFLNPIENPTLLLIIAYAIRRLPYIVRSAVAGFEQSSEAYEEAAQNLGCHPTKTIVKITLPLIMANLLAGALLCFSFAMLEVSDSLILAQKQAFYPITKAIYELFQLLGDGRFVAAALGVWAMIFLAICIMGASMILGKKLGAIFRV; this is translated from the coding sequence ATGTCTAAAAGTTCTGCATACGCAGTTTTCGGCTTAACGCTACTCTTCTTCTGCTGTTTCTTTCTCTGGCCAATACTACAAATTTTGAAGGGTGGATTCCTGACCGCGGATGGGAGCTTTACACTCGTTTACTTTATCGAGGTATTTGCGAACCGCATTTATCTGGAAGGTCTAAAAAATGCGTTTGTCATAGCCTTCCTAACAACTTTTTTGTGCTTCCTGATTTCAGTGCCTCTGGCCGTTGTATCAGATAGATGTCAATTTAAGGGGAAAAGCTTCTTACAAAGCCTCCTGCTTATTCCCATTATTCTTCCACCTTTTGTCGGAGCCATCGGAGTAAAACAGATATTTGGGCAATATGGGGCGGTTAATGCCTTTCTTCAATCGATAGGTATACTACCTGAAGGCAGCACTATTGATTGGATCGGATTTAATCCATTTTGGGGTATAGTCATTTTAAATACGCTCCACCTGTATCCGATCATCTATTTAAACGCAGTCGCAGCCCTTGCAAATATAGATCCAAATATGGAGGAGGCAGCAAAGAACTTAGGTTCTACAGGGTTTAATAAATTCAGAAAGATTACCCTCCCGTTAATACGCCCAGGTCTATTCGCAGGGGGAACTATCGTCTTCATTTGGGCATTCACGGAGCTAGGTGTACCTTTAATCTTTGATTATTCACGCATCACCTCGGTACAAATTTTTTATGGAATTAAAGATATCGGCGGGAGCCCATTTCCATACGCCCTTGTTGCGGCCATGCTACTGGGATCAATGCTCATTTACGCGGTCGGAAAAGGCGTTTTTGGCAGAAGTAGCTATGCGATGATGGCTAAGGCGACCCATGCCTCCAGTAGTAGGGTCCTGGGACCCAAAAATACTCTGTTGTGCTGGTTAGGCTTTCTAACCATAATTGGCTTAGCCACCCTACCCCATTTCGGCATAGTCATTCTTTCTTTTGCTCCCGATTGGTATGCCTCTATTCTTCCTTCAGATTGGACGCTTGCCAACTATGATCTAGCACTGGGACATTCTTTAACCGTTTCCTCGATAGCAAATAGTCTGAAGTATGCATCCGTTGCCACCGTACTTGATTTAATTTTAGGCATCTGCATCGCCTATGTTTTGGTGAGAAGCAAAATTCCAGGCAAGGGACTCCTGGATGCATTGGCCATGCTGCCACTTGCAGTACCTGGATTGGTGCTGGCATTCGGATATCTCGCAATGAGCCAGGAAGGGAAACTCTTTGAATTCTTAAATCCAATCGAAAATCCGACCCTCCTTCTCATCATAGCCTACGCAATTCGAAGGCTCCCCTACATCGTCAGAAGTGCAGTTGCAGGCTTTGAACAATCAAGTGAAGCCTATGAGGAAGCTGCACAGAATCTCGGATGCCATCCAACAAAAACTATTGTTAAGATTACTCTGCCTTTAATTATGGCAAACCTGTTGGCAGGAGCTCTCCTTTGCTTTTCATTTGCTATGCTCGAAGTTTCGGACTCCCTTATTCTCGCCCAGAAACAGGCATTCTATCCTATTACCAAAGCTATATACGAACTCTTCCAACTCCTCGGCGACGGACGCTTTGTCGCCGCCGCTCTTGGTGTCTGGGCGATGATCTTCCTGGCTATCTGCATCATGGGCGCGAGCATGATTCTAGGGAAAAAACTAGGAGCTATTTTCAGGGTTTAA
- a CDS encoding response regulator has product MPKILLVEDLSASRELYSTMLKNLKYEVVEAASGEEGLEIAKAEGQTFDVLVTDLVLPGIGGLELASEVYNMCPKIKILIISGYTEDMVILEDHLKTNTVFLAKPFEVESLNSRIQKLLG; this is encoded by the coding sequence ATGCCTAAGATACTTTTAGTCGAAGACCTATCAGCCAGCAGAGAACTTTACTCAACGATGCTAAAGAACCTCAAGTACGAGGTGGTAGAAGCAGCAAGCGGTGAGGAAGGTCTGGAGATTGCTAAAGCAGAGGGTCAAACGTTTGATGTTTTGGTGACTGATTTAGTTCTTCCGGGAATTGGCGGATTGGAATTGGCATCCGAGGTCTACAACATGTGTCCAAAAATAAAAATTCTGATTATTTCTGGATACACGGAAGACATGGTTATTTTGGAAGATCACCTGAAAACAAACACCGTGTTTTTAGCCAAGCCTTTCGAAGTTGAATCATTGAACTCCAGAATCCAAAAACTTCTAGGATAA
- a CDS encoding response regulator transcription factor, whose amino-acid sequence MNNEGLNKILIVEDHPILVYGLQLIIEKEEGFMVSGVVNTKDQAMDLLSKLDIDLIVVDISLQYQEGISLIKRLKNSEFKVPVLCLSMHEELYYAEQCLRAGASGFITKSEPCEVIISGIRRILDGEIFLSESIRRQMLKQMGHGPSPWLNAAESILSNKEILVFKCIGQGLNNREIAKKLNLSIKTVEAHRYRIKKKLNLKNSIELIRFAIRTTSGEAAIL is encoded by the coding sequence GTGAATAACGAAGGTCTAAATAAAATTCTAATCGTAGAAGATCACCCGATTCTGGTGTATGGCCTACAACTGATAATTGAAAAAGAAGAAGGGTTCATGGTCAGTGGGGTGGTAAATACCAAGGATCAGGCAATGGATCTCCTTTCGAAATTGGATATCGATTTGATCGTGGTCGATATATCCCTTCAATACCAAGAAGGAATTTCTCTGATTAAAAGGCTTAAGAACTCAGAGTTTAAGGTCCCGGTTCTTTGTTTATCCATGCACGAGGAACTCTATTATGCAGAACAATGCCTGAGAGCTGGAGCAAGTGGTTTCATAACCAAATCTGAGCCCTGTGAGGTAATAATCAGCGGTATTCGAAGAATCCTGGATGGAGAAATATTTCTTAGTGAGTCCATTCGCCGCCAAATGCTAAAGCAGATGGGACATGGGCCTTCACCTTGGCTTAATGCTGCCGAAAGCATTCTAAGTAATAAAGAAATTCTCGTATTCAAATGTATTGGCCAAGGACTCAATAACCGAGAAATTGCCAAAAAACTGAATCTCAGTATAAAAACTGTAGAAGCTCATCGGTATCGGATTAAAAAGAAACTCAATCTCAAAAACTCGATTGAACTGATTCGATTTGCAATCCGAACAACGAGCGGCGAAGCGGCTATCCTTTGA